A genomic segment from Neobacillus sp. YX16 encodes:
- a CDS encoding YesL family protein, with protein MRKHGENMKQLFKVLEFVTAFFQLNILWLLFCLPVITIFPASVAMFCVIRQWILHKDYSVFRSFFQYFKENFKQSFILGIIWIVFAGVFYLDFMLMKNLGTFQYILLPVLSLIGIVILFITIFIFSTIANYNVNWLTAIKNSLFFSVRYFFVTLSVIVLFVLMVLILYTWSVTFLFIFCVFAYCNYYLCHLVFNKIQLVQSSK; from the coding sequence ATGAGGAAACATGGTGAGAATATGAAACAGTTATTCAAAGTACTTGAGTTTGTAACCGCTTTTTTCCAATTAAATATCCTCTGGTTGTTATTTTGTCTGCCGGTCATTACGATTTTCCCTGCTTCCGTTGCCATGTTCTGTGTCATTCGCCAATGGATTTTGCATAAAGACTACAGTGTCTTTCGTTCCTTTTTTCAATATTTCAAAGAGAACTTTAAACAAAGTTTTATCTTAGGGATAATCTGGATTGTTTTTGCCGGAGTGTTTTATCTTGATTTTATGTTAATGAAAAATCTCGGTACTTTCCAGTATATTCTCTTACCGGTTTTGTCTTTAATCGGTATCGTCATTCTATTCATTACTATTTTTATTTTTTCAACCATTGCCAATTATAATGTCAATTGGCTGACTGCTATAAAGAACTCTCTGTTCTTTTCAGTTAGATATTTCTTTGTTACTCTGTCTGTAATTGTTTTATTTGTTTTGATGGTATTGATTCTATATACTTGGTCCGTTACTTTTCTATTTATTTTCTGTGTTTTTGCCTATTGCAATTACTATTTGTGTCATCTTGTTTTTAATAAGATTCAACTGGTTCAATCTTCAAAATGA
- a CDS encoding lactonase family protein, with amino-acid sequence MTENNHYTGYIGTYTKGESKGIYSFKLDTIEKTIVDIKLAATLENPTYLSISDNQQYLYSVMKKGELGGLAAFSIEAGGELTSINEQAQEGSPPCHVSVDSKNRYVFTANYHKGNVESLTLDSKDGSLQPAVSSVKHEGSGPDPRQEKAHTHYAGLTPDEKYLAVVELGTDALITYQVNDDGTLEKTNLLPIKAGSGPRHLAFHPNGKSAYLMTEFSSEVIALNYHSENGHFTEKQYISTLPEDFKENNQGSAIHISKDGRFVYAGNRGHNSIAVFQVNEDTGELSFLERTSTEGDWPRDFSIDPTGKFVVASNQESSNLVLFSRDENTGKLTLLKSDIKVPHPVCVKFLEN; translated from the coding sequence ATGACTGAAAATAACCATTACACAGGCTATATTGGAACCTATACAAAAGGAGAGAGTAAAGGTATTTATTCTTTCAAGTTAGACACCATCGAAAAAACAATTGTCGATATTAAACTGGCTGCGACTTTAGAAAACCCTACCTACTTATCAATAAGCGATAATCAGCAGTATTTATATTCTGTTATGAAGAAAGGCGAGCTTGGCGGCCTTGCTGCTTTTTCAATTGAAGCAGGCGGTGAGTTAACCTCCATAAATGAGCAGGCACAAGAAGGATCGCCGCCATGCCATGTCAGTGTTGATAGTAAAAACAGATATGTTTTTACTGCCAATTACCATAAAGGTAATGTAGAGTCTCTTACTCTTGATTCAAAAGATGGATCACTTCAGCCCGCTGTATCCAGCGTCAAACACGAGGGTTCTGGACCTGACCCAAGACAAGAAAAAGCGCATACTCATTACGCAGGACTAACCCCCGATGAAAAATATTTAGCAGTTGTTGAACTGGGAACAGATGCACTTATAACCTATCAAGTAAATGACGATGGCACACTTGAAAAAACAAACCTGCTGCCAATAAAAGCTGGAAGTGGTCCACGACACCTAGCTTTTCATCCTAATGGTAAATCTGCTTATCTTATGACAGAGTTCAGCTCCGAGGTAATTGCTTTAAACTATCATTCCGAAAATGGACATTTCACTGAAAAACAGTATATTTCTACCCTTCCGGAGGATTTCAAAGAAAATAACCAAGGCAGTGCGATTCATATTTCTAAGGATGGCCGCTTTGTTTATGCAGGAAATCGCGGTCATAATAGTATTGCTGTCTTCCAGGTCAACGAGGATACAGGGGAACTTAGTTTCTTGGAGCGTACTTCAACTGAGGGAGACTGGCCAAGGGATTTTTCAATAGACCCGACGGGAAAATTCGTTGTTGCCTCCAATCAAGAATCAAGCAATTTGGTGTTATTCTCACGAGATGAAAATACCGGAAAACTAACTCTTTTGAAATCTGATATTAAAGTACCACACCCGGTTTGTGTTAAGTTTTTAGAAAATTAA
- a CDS encoding DUF421 domain-containing protein: MNFFHSQESLTTIEWILRAVVGYFFLILVAKAMGQRSIAQLRLLDFVIALIIGNIIAHPLSDEHLGLKGSLTTTVVLVILYIGSVYTVMKWPRIRKLITPPPITLVKDGEIIFKGLNKARISIDILLEELREEKVEDVSKVALALWEADGKVSVFLDPKYEAITPSTYNLVTEPFDFPKTIVKEGRINFQELTHLNKKEDWLIHNLKNQHNTEIDNVLLATIDCKDNLKVFLYK, translated from the coding sequence ATGAATTTCTTTCATAGTCAGGAATCCTTAACGACAATAGAGTGGATTCTACGTGCGGTGGTAGGCTATTTTTTCTTAATACTAGTTGCAAAAGCGATGGGCCAGCGTTCCATTGCGCAGCTAAGACTGCTTGATTTCGTAATTGCACTAATTATCGGGAACATTATTGCCCATCCATTGTCCGATGAACATCTTGGGCTAAAAGGTTCCCTTACAACTACAGTGGTGTTGGTAATTCTGTATATTGGAAGTGTCTATACTGTAATGAAATGGCCGCGAATTAGAAAACTAATTACTCCTCCTCCGATTACACTTGTTAAAGACGGAGAGATTATCTTTAAAGGGTTAAATAAAGCTAGAATATCAATCGATATTTTATTAGAAGAATTACGGGAAGAAAAAGTAGAAGATGTCAGCAAAGTTGCCCTAGCATTATGGGAAGCCGATGGGAAGGTTTCTGTTTTTTTGGATCCAAAATACGAAGCAATCACCCCATCAACCTATAACTTGGTCACCGAACCCTTTGATTTCCCTAAAACAATTGTTAAAGAAGGCAGAATTAATTTTCAAGAATTAACACATCTCAATAAAAAAGAGGATTGGCTTATTCATAATCTAAAAAACCAACATAATACGGAAATAGACAACGTCTTACTAGCAACCATCGATTGTAAGGATAATTTAAAAGTCTTCCTTTATAAATGA
- a CDS encoding methionine biosynthesis PLP-dependent protein has translation MVYKIDTKLAQIGNRSDKVTGTVNPPVYFSTAYRHEGIGQSTGYDYSRTGNPTRQLLEKAIADLEGADQGFACSSGMAAIFTILSLFQSGDEWIVSEDLYGGTYRLLEQGFKKWGLQTQYVNTCSPEEIESRITPQTKAIFLETPTNPLMQQSDISAVSKIAKKNGIILIVDNTFYTPLLQQPIVLGADIVIHSATKYLGGHNDVLAGLIVAKGKEICEALAFHHNGAGGVLSPFDSWLVMRGMKTLSLRMQRHESNAQTIVEYLSAHEGVTDVLYPGRGGMVSFRLQDESLINPFLQELSLITFAESLGGTESFITYPATQTHADIPEEIRIQSGVCNRLLRFSVGLEDPTDIIQDLEQALAKLKEGVIR, from the coding sequence ATGGTATATAAAATTGATACGAAGTTAGCTCAAATTGGAAATAGAAGTGATAAGGTGACAGGCACCGTTAATCCTCCTGTTTACTTTTCAACAGCTTACCGTCACGAGGGCATTGGCCAATCAACAGGATATGATTATTCAAGGACAGGAAATCCTACTCGGCAGCTATTAGAAAAGGCGATAGCTGATTTAGAAGGGGCAGATCAAGGATTTGCCTGTAGTTCGGGTATGGCAGCTATTTTTACGATCCTTTCCCTATTTCAGTCTGGTGACGAGTGGATTGTGAGCGAGGATTTATACGGAGGAACTTATCGTTTACTAGAACAGGGCTTTAAAAAATGGGGACTGCAGACTCAATATGTGAATACTTGTAGTCCAGAAGAAATTGAAAGCAGGATTACTCCACAAACCAAAGCAATTTTCCTTGAAACTCCGACCAATCCGCTTATGCAGCAGTCTGACATCAGTGCTGTCTCAAAAATTGCCAAGAAGAACGGAATTATCCTGATTGTGGATAATACTTTCTATACCCCGCTTCTCCAGCAGCCTATCGTGCTTGGAGCGGATATTGTTATTCATAGTGCTACAAAATACTTAGGCGGTCATAATGATGTCCTTGCTGGACTTATTGTTGCTAAGGGGAAAGAAATTTGTGAGGCGCTGGCTTTTCATCATAACGGTGCAGGCGGGGTCCTAAGTCCTTTTGATTCTTGGCTGGTGATGCGCGGAATGAAAACTTTATCCCTTCGTATGCAGCGACATGAAAGCAATGCACAGACCATCGTGGAATACCTTTCTGCTCACGAAGGAGTAACAGATGTCCTTTACCCAGGGAGAGGTGGAATGGTTTCCTTCCGCTTACAGGATGAGTCCTTGATTAACCCATTCCTGCAAGAACTTTCACTTATTACGTTTGCGGAAAGCCTTGGCGGAACCGAAAGCTTTATTACCTACCCTGCAACCCAAACCCATGCTGATATTCCAGAAGAAATTCGAATTCAGTCAGGTGTTTGTAATCGGTTATTGAGGTTTTCTGTAGGCCTTGAAGATCCTACTGATATCATTCAAGATCTTGAACAGGCATTAGCTAAATTAAAAGAAGGAGTGATTAGATAA
- the metC gene encoding cystathionine beta-lyase — MSLEDYSFETKLLHNQHKVDPNTGAVSVPIQHASTFHQFDIESFGKYDYARSANPTREALEDVIAELEGGTRGFAFSSGMAAISTAFLLLSSGDHIVITEDVYGGTYRMVTEVLTRFGIQHTFVDMTDLYQVKAAIRPNTKAFYVETPSNPTLKVTNIKAISNLAKEINAITYVDNTFLTPEYQRPLELGADVVLHSATKFLSGHSDVVAGLAVVNDEELGKRLYSLQNSFGAVLGVQDAWLVLRGLKTLHVRLEQSQKSALKIAEFLEEHPLIEEVYYPALKNHPQHALQQEQAAGAGAVLSFELYDEEALRTFVSNVKLPVFAVSLGAVESILSYPAKMSHAAMPQAEREKRGIKNSLLRLSVGLENPDDLIKDFSQALQVVNEQQLTVQRGR, encoded by the coding sequence ATGAGTTTAGAAGATTATAGTTTTGAAACTAAGCTCCTTCATAATCAGCATAAAGTCGATCCAAACACTGGAGCCGTAAGTGTACCAATTCAGCATGCATCAACCTTCCATCAGTTTGATATCGAAAGTTTCGGAAAATACGATTACGCTAGAAGTGCAAACCCAACAAGAGAAGCACTCGAGGATGTAATTGCCGAATTAGAGGGTGGAACAAGAGGCTTTGCTTTTTCATCGGGAATGGCAGCTATTTCAACAGCCTTCCTCCTTCTTTCTTCCGGGGATCATATCGTTATTACTGAGGATGTGTATGGCGGAACGTATCGAATGGTCACAGAGGTACTGACTCGTTTCGGAATACAACATACATTTGTAGATATGACAGACCTTTATCAAGTAAAGGCTGCCATTAGACCTAACACCAAAGCATTCTATGTTGAAACACCGTCTAACCCTACATTAAAGGTTACGAATATTAAAGCAATTAGTAATTTGGCAAAAGAAATTAATGCCATTACTTATGTAGATAACACTTTTTTAACTCCTGAGTACCAAAGACCTTTAGAGCTTGGAGCGGATGTAGTTCTTCATAGCGCAACTAAGTTCTTATCTGGTCATAGTGATGTGGTTGCTGGCCTCGCGGTTGTAAATGATGAAGAGTTAGGAAAGAGACTGTACTCCTTACAGAATTCCTTTGGTGCTGTACTTGGGGTACAAGATGCCTGGCTTGTACTTAGGGGATTAAAAACCCTTCATGTCAGACTAGAACAATCACAAAAATCAGCTCTTAAGATTGCTGAGTTCCTAGAGGAACATCCTCTTATTGAAGAGGTATATTACCCAGCTCTTAAAAATCATCCACAGCATGCATTGCAACAAGAACAGGCTGCTGGAGCAGGTGCTGTATTATCATTCGAACTCTATGATGAAGAAGCTCTAAGGACCTTTGTCTCAAATGTAAAATTACCTGTATTTGCAGTGAGTCTTGGCGCGGTAGAATCCATTTTATCCTATCCAGCTAAAATGTCACATGCTGCCATGCCTCAAGCAGAGAGAGAAAAACGGGGAATCAAAAATAGTCTACTCCGCCTTTCTGTTGGTTTAGAGAATCCTGATGATTTAATAAAGGATTTTTCACAAGCCCTTCAAGTGGTAAATGAACAACAACTGACAGTACAAAGAGGCCGATAA